A region of Psychrilyobacter piezotolerans DNA encodes the following proteins:
- a CDS encoding VC2662 family protein, whose translation MKKLILFLSLVVSITITTFSETTNFQLGLTPTLNIGKGEEVVGLRVPVFFGTTEKVTGVDFNIFAGEVDEFTGLQGGIFLGAGIFNKVNTEFRGVGLGLVNLHGGDSKGVLIGAANLTKEFTGLKLGILNYSKSYSDYELGVINYSVEAFFQLGLINVTDRINGIQIGFLNFAKNGVLPVMPFFNFNWKL comes from the coding sequence ATGAAGAAATTAATATTATTTTTAAGCTTGGTGGTTAGCATAACAATAACGACTTTTAGTGAAACTACAAATTTTCAACTGGGATTAACTCCTACTCTGAATATAGGTAAGGGAGAAGAAGTTGTGGGCTTGCGTGTACCGGTATTTTTTGGAACTACAGAAAAAGTTACAGGGGTTGATTTTAATATATTTGCCGGTGAAGTGGACGAATTTACAGGTCTGCAGGGGGGAATATTTTTAGGAGCAGGAATATTTAACAAAGTTAATACTGAATTTAGAGGAGTCGGTCTGGGGCTTGTTAATCTTCATGGTGGAGATAGTAAGGGAGTTCTAATAGGAGCAGCAAACCTTACAAAGGAGTTTACAGGATTAAAATTAGGGATCCTTAATTATTCCAAATCTTATTCAGACTATGAATTGGGAGTAATCAATTATTCTGTGGAAGCATTTTTTCAATTGGGACTTATAAATGTTACAGACCGGATAAATGGTATCCAGATAGGGTTCTTAAACTTTGCCAAGAACGGTGTTT